A part of Pectobacterium cacticida genomic DNA contains:
- a CDS encoding UxaA family hydrolase: MQSIIKIHSLDNVAVALRDIEQGETVSVDSHTVTLQQPVVRGHKFALKNIAPGDMIIKYGLPIGHALVAIAPGEHIHSQNAKTNLSDLDEYQYQPEFIDLPPQMGDRDVQLYRRKNGDVGVRNELWILPTVGCVNGIARQIQQRFLKETHDAEGIDGVYLFSHTFGCSQLGQDHENTRTMLQNMVRHPNAGAVLVIGLGCENNQVDAFRSTLGEVDSDRVMFMVCQQQDDEIEAGLERLHMLYEAMRHDKREPGKLSELKFGLECGGSDGLSGITANPLLGRFSDYLIANGGTTVLTEVPEMFGAERILMSRCRDEATFEKTVHMVNDFKQYFIAHNQPIYENPSPGNKAGGITTLEEKSLGCTQKAGQSKVVDVLKYGERLHTPGLNLLSAPGNDAVATSALAGAGCHMVLFSTGRGTPYGGFVPTVKLATNSELAKKKPHWIDFDAGRLIHGMPMEALLSQFVDLIVEIVNGKQTKNEINDFRELAIFKSGVTL, translated from the coding sequence ATGCAAAGTATTATAAAAATTCATTCTCTGGACAATGTGGCTGTCGCCTTGCGTGATATTGAGCAAGGCGAAACGGTGTCGGTGGATAGCCATACGGTGACACTTCAGCAACCTGTCGTGCGCGGGCATAAGTTCGCGCTGAAAAACATCGCACCCGGTGACATGATTATCAAGTATGGCCTGCCGATTGGCCATGCGCTGGTCGCTATTGCTCCCGGAGAACATATCCACTCTCAGAATGCGAAGACCAATCTCAGCGATCTGGATGAGTATCAGTATCAGCCTGAGTTTATCGATCTGCCGCCACAAATGGGCGATCGGGACGTACAGCTCTATCGGCGTAAAAATGGCGACGTAGGCGTTCGTAACGAACTGTGGATTCTGCCCACCGTCGGCTGTGTGAATGGGATTGCGCGCCAGATCCAGCAGCGTTTCCTGAAAGAAACACATGATGCAGAGGGAATCGATGGCGTTTATCTGTTTAGCCATACGTTTGGCTGTTCACAGCTTGGTCAGGATCACGAAAACACGCGCACCATGTTGCAAAACATGGTACGGCACCCGAATGCCGGGGCCGTGCTGGTGATTGGGCTGGGGTGTGAAAACAATCAAGTTGATGCGTTCCGCAGTACATTGGGTGAAGTAGATTCTGACCGTGTGATGTTCATGGTGTGCCAGCAGCAGGACGATGAAATCGAAGCGGGCCTGGAGCGGTTGCATATGCTTTATGAGGCGATGCGCCATGATAAACGTGAGCCGGGTAAGCTAAGCGAACTGAAATTTGGTTTGGAATGTGGTGGTTCTGATGGGTTATCCGGTATTACAGCCAACCCATTGTTAGGTCGTTTCTCTGACTATCTGATCGCTAACGGCGGCACTACGGTGCTGACTGAAGTCCCTGAAATGTTTGGAGCGGAGCGAATTCTGATGAGTCGCTGTCGTGATGAAGCCACGTTTGAAAAAACGGTGCACATGGTGAATGACTTTAAACAGTACTTCATTGCGCACAATCAGCCGATATATGAGAACCCCTCACCGGGCAACAAAGCCGGCGGGATCACCACGCTGGAAGAAAAATCATTAGGCTGTACGCAAAAAGCGGGGCAGAGTAAGGTAGTGGACGTGCTGAAATATGGTGAGCGCTTACACACGCCGGGGCTTAACCTGCTTAGCGCACCGGGGAATGATGCGGTTGCCACCAGCGCGCTGGCGGGGGCCGGTTGCCACATGGTACTGTTTAGTACTGGGCGTGGTACACCCTATGGCGGGTTTGTGCCGACGGTAAAATTGGCGACCAACAGCGAGCTAGCGAAGAAGAAACCGCACTGGATTGATTTCGATGCCGGGCGTCTGATTCACGGGATGCCAATGGAAGCGCTGTTAAGCCAGTTTGTCGATCTGATTGTCGAGATTGTTAACGGTAAACAGACCAAAAATGAGATTAATGACTTCCGTGAATTAGCGATCTTTAAGAGTGGTGTGACATTGTAA
- the sstT gene encoding serine/threonine transporter SstT yields MATQHSRLLQYFMHGSLVKQILLGLFAGIILASLSTQAALAAGLLGTLFVGALKAVAPVLVLVLVMASIANHQQGQKTNIRPILFLYLIGTFSAALIAVVLSVLFPSTLALNAHATDITPPSGIVEVLEGLLMSIIANPIHALLNANYIGILVWAVGLGMAFRHGSDSTKSMINDASNAVTLIVRVVIRFAPLGIFGLVASTLAKTGFGALWGYAHLLMVLIGGMLMVALVVNPLIVFSKIRRNPYPLVLRCLRESGVTAFFTRSSAANIPVNMELCRKLNLDEDTYSVAIPLGATINMAGAAITITVLTLAAAHTLGIPIDVPTALLLSIVASLCACGASGVAGGSLLLIPLACSMFGISNDIAMQVVAVGFIIGVLQDSAETAVNSSTDVMFIAAVCHAEDAKLAEKSA; encoded by the coding sequence ATGGCAACTCAACATTCTCGTCTTTTGCAGTACTTTATGCATGGAAGCCTGGTTAAACAGATTCTTCTGGGGCTTTTCGCCGGTATTATTTTGGCCTCTCTGTCTACGCAGGCCGCATTAGCAGCCGGTTTATTGGGAACGCTATTCGTCGGCGCGTTGAAAGCGGTCGCTCCCGTTCTGGTGTTGGTGCTGGTAATGGCGTCTATCGCTAACCATCAGCAAGGGCAGAAAACCAATATCCGTCCGATTTTGTTCCTCTACCTCATCGGCACCTTCTCTGCGGCGTTGATTGCGGTAGTACTCAGTGTCCTCTTCCCTTCTACGCTGGCACTTAACGCGCATGCCACCGACATCACGCCACCGTCAGGCATTGTCGAGGTATTGGAAGGCCTGCTGATGAGCATCATCGCTAACCCGATTCACGCGTTGCTGAATGCTAATTACATTGGCATTCTGGTCTGGGCCGTAGGGCTGGGCATGGCCTTCCGCCACGGTTCGGACAGCACAAAGAGCATGATCAACGATGCGTCTAATGCAGTTACTCTGATTGTACGCGTGGTGATCCGCTTCGCACCGCTGGGGATTTTCGGTCTGGTGGCATCTACGCTAGCAAAAACCGGTTTCGGCGCGCTGTGGGGATACGCGCATTTGCTAATGGTGCTAATCGGCGGCATGCTGATGGTAGCATTGGTAGTCAATCCGCTAATTGTATTCTCGAAGATCCGACGTAACCCGTATCCATTGGTACTGCGCTGTCTGCGCGAAAGTGGCGTGACGGCGTTCTTTACCCGCAGTTCCGCTGCCAATATTCCGGTCAATATGGAGCTATGCCGCAAGCTGAATCTGGATGAAGACACCTATTCTGTTGCCATCCCACTCGGCGCCACCATCAATATGGCTGGCGCAGCAATTACCATCACCGTACTGACGCTAGCCGCTGCGCATACATTAGGTATTCCGATTGATGTACCGACCGCGCTGCTGCTCAGCATTGTGGCATCGCTGTGTGCCTGTGGCGCATCGGGCGTGGCGGGGGGATCGTTACTACTGATTCCGCTGGCATGTAGTATGTTTGGTATTTCTAACGATATCGCCATGCAAGTGGTCGCGGTAGGCTTTATCATCGGAGTGTTGCAGGATTCCGCCGAAACCGCGGTAAACTCATCGACGGATGTCATGTTTATCGCCGCCGTGTGTCATGCAGAGGATGCCAAACTGGCTGAAAAGAGCGCTTAA
- a CDS encoding YgjV family protein, protein MTQYWIAQSVGVLAFLVGITMFFNRNDQKFKIQLSAYSAVIGLHFFLMGANAAGASALLNSARTLISLKTHNILVMFVFIALTLFFGLSGMHHAMELLPIVGTVASTWALFRTSGLTTRCVMWCSTACWVAHNIWLGSIGGSLIEGSFLLMNGFNIIRFWRMQRRGIDPFSAEKRA, encoded by the coding sequence ATGACACAGTATTGGATTGCCCAGTCTGTTGGTGTGCTGGCGTTTCTGGTCGGCATTACCATGTTCTTTAACCGTAACGACCAAAAATTCAAAATACAGCTCTCGGCATACAGCGCCGTCATTGGGTTACATTTCTTCCTAATGGGGGCCAATGCGGCAGGCGCCAGCGCCTTATTGAATTCGGCGAGAACACTCATCTCGCTGAAAACACATAATATTCTTGTGATGTTTGTGTTTATTGCGCTGACGCTGTTCTTTGGTTTATCGGGCATGCACCATGCGATGGAATTGCTGCCGATAGTCGGCACCGTTGCCAGTACCTGGGCGCTATTTCGTACTTCTGGGCTAACGACGCGTTGTGTGATGTGGTGCTCAACCGCCTGCTGGGTCGCTCATAACATCTGGCTAGGGTCGATTGGCGGATCGCTGATCGAAGGCAGCTTCCTGCTAATGAACGGCTTTAATATCATTCGCTTCTGGCGCATGCAGCGGCGCGGCATCGACCCCTTCAGCGCCGAAAAGAGAGCGTAA
- a CDS encoding TerC family protein: MHSIGTPWLWGSFAAIVIVMLTIDLLYQGRKGAMVMTFKQAAVWSIIWVTLTLLFNAGFWWYLDGAMGREVANTQALAFLTGYLIEKALAVDNVFVWLMLFGYFAVPPQYQRRVLIYGVLGAIVLRTLMVFGGSWLVTQFQWVLYVFGAFLLFTGLKMALAKEEDENVGDKPLVRWLRNHLRMTDRIEDEKFFVRRNGILYATPLFLVLIMVEISDVIFAVDSIPAIFAVTTDPFIVLTSNLFAILGLRAMFFLLAGVAERFSLLKYGLAVILVFIGAKMMLIEIFHIPVAISLGVVVGILAITMLINIWLNNRAAR, from the coding sequence ATGCACTCTATCGGCACGCCCTGGTTGTGGGGCAGCTTCGCTGCCATTGTTATCGTGATGCTGACCATCGATCTGCTCTATCAAGGGCGCAAAGGCGCGATGGTCATGACGTTCAAACAGGCCGCGGTCTGGTCTATCATCTGGGTGACGCTCACGCTACTGTTTAACGCCGGCTTTTGGTGGTATCTGGATGGCGCGATGGGCCGCGAGGTTGCCAACACTCAAGCGCTGGCGTTCCTGACCGGTTATTTGATTGAGAAAGCCCTTGCCGTTGATAACGTCTTTGTCTGGCTGATGCTATTCGGCTATTTTGCCGTCCCCCCACAATATCAACGTCGCGTGCTAATTTATGGCGTATTAGGCGCTATCGTGCTGAGAACGTTGATGGTATTTGGCGGTAGCTGGCTGGTCACGCAGTTCCAGTGGGTGCTCTATGTATTCGGCGCATTTCTACTGTTTACCGGCCTGAAAATGGCTCTGGCGAAAGAGGAAGACGAAAATGTCGGCGACAAACCGCTGGTGCGCTGGCTACGTAACCATCTGCGGATGACGGATCGCATTGAAGATGAGAAATTCTTCGTCCGTCGTAACGGCATCCTGTATGCCACACCGCTGTTTCTGGTGCTGATTATGGTTGAAATCAGCGATGTTATTTTCGCGGTAGACAGCATCCCGGCGATTTTCGCCGTCACCACCGATCCTTTTATCGTTCTGACGTCAAACCTGTTCGCCATCCTCGGCCTGCGGGCAATGTTCTTCCTGCTGGCTGGCGTGGCCGAGCGCTTCTCACTGTTGAAATACGGGCTGGCGGTTATTCTGGTGTTCATTGGTGCCAAGATGATGCTGATCGAGATTTTCCATATTCCGGTGGCTATCTCTCTGGGGGTTGTCGTCGGCATTCTGGCGATCACCATGCTGATTAATATTTGGCTGAACAACCGCGCCGCGCGTTAA